Below is a genomic region from Actinomycetota bacterium.
TCTGTTCACCTCCTTCCTACGCAGCCGATTCTGGACGGCGACCATCCCTGCGTCTATCGCCGGCCACGGGCAGGGCAGGCCAACATGACCGAGCCGATCCTGGTGGGCGAGCTGCTGCCCGGCGTCCTCCAGGAGGTCATCGACCGAGCCGGCCTCGGCTACGACCGCTGGGCCGAGCAGGTCGCCGCCACCGGCTACTGCCACCACCCGGTGCGCCTGCGCGGCACCGTCGAGCACGCGGACGCCGCGACGGGCGATATCCGCACGGTGTACTCAACCGACCGGGAGCCGGACGCCACCCTCTTGAAGGCCTGCGGCAACCGGCGGGCGTCGGTCTGCCCCTCCTGCTCGGCCACCTACCAGGCCGACCAGTTCCAGCTCCTGGCGGCTGGGCTGCGGGGCGGCAAGGGCGTCCCCGAAACGGTGACCGGGCATCCCCGACTGTTCGTGACCTTCACTGCCCCCAGCTTCGGCCGGTCCACACCCGCAAGGCACAGGGCCGGCTGGCCTACCCGTGCCACCCGCACCGGCAGGGCCAGCGCTGTCCGCATGGTCGGCGGGCTGGCTGCTGGCAGCGCCACGACCCCGACGACCCGCGCCTGGGGGAGCCGCTGTGTGCCCGCTGCTACCAGGCCGGCGCCCAAGTCCTCTGGA
It encodes:
- a CDS encoding replication initiator, giving the protein MTEPILVGELLPGVLQEVIDRAGLGYDRWAEQVAATGYCHHPVRLRGTVEHADAATGDIRTVYSTDREPDATLLKACGNRRASVCPSCSATYQADQFQLLAAGLRGGKGVPETVTGHPRLFVTFTAPSFGRSTPARHRAGWPTRATRTGRASAVRMVGGLAAGSATTPTTRAWGSRCVPAATRPAPKSSGTP